One Solibacillus sp. R5-41 DNA segment encodes these proteins:
- a CDS encoding pyridoxal phosphate-dependent aminotransferase, translating to MEFSKKLQQLPPQFFAALVNKVNQALAEGRDVINLGQGNPDQPTPNHIIEALQLAVSNPQTHKYSPFRGIAELRQAAANFYKREYDVDIDPNTEVAILGGTKIGLVELPLALLNADDYMLLPDPGYPDYLSGVALADVNFDTMPLTAENQFLPNYEALSPEICKRAKLMYLNYPNNPTGSTATAAFFEQTVQFAKEHHIAVAHDFAYGSIGFDGERSPSFLQVKDAKEIGIELYTLSKSYNMAGWRIGFAVGNAKMIEAINIIQDHLFCSQFPAIQHAAATALNDEQACVEQLRSMYETRRNVLVEEAHKIGWKITAPKGSFFAWLPVPSGYTSESFANLLLDKADIAVAAGNGFGQYGEGYIRVGLLVDEERLREAIRRVEKLGIFANRNSVMPYIKEKS from the coding sequence ATGGAATTTTCGAAAAAACTTCAGCAGCTCCCTCCACAATTTTTCGCCGCATTAGTCAATAAAGTGAATCAAGCCTTAGCAGAGGGTCGTGATGTTATTAACTTGGGACAGGGCAATCCTGATCAGCCGACGCCAAACCATATTATTGAAGCGCTACAACTCGCTGTATCAAACCCTCAAACGCATAAATATTCACCTTTTCGTGGAATTGCAGAGCTTCGTCAAGCAGCAGCAAATTTTTACAAGCGAGAATATGATGTCGACATCGATCCAAATACGGAAGTGGCTATTTTAGGTGGAACAAAAATAGGACTCGTTGAACTGCCACTTGCCCTATTAAATGCTGATGATTATATGCTTTTACCAGACCCAGGCTACCCCGATTATTTATCTGGTGTCGCGCTTGCGGATGTAAACTTTGATACGATGCCATTGACGGCTGAAAATCAATTTTTACCCAATTACGAAGCTTTAAGCCCTGAAATTTGTAAACGTGCAAAACTCATGTATTTAAACTATCCAAACAATCCAACAGGTAGTACAGCAACGGCTGCCTTTTTTGAGCAAACGGTTCAATTTGCAAAGGAACACCATATCGCAGTTGCCCATGATTTTGCCTATGGTTCTATTGGTTTTGATGGAGAGCGTTCACCAAGTTTCCTACAAGTAAAGGATGCAAAAGAAATCGGAATCGAGCTTTATACATTATCAAAATCCTATAATATGGCTGGTTGGCGTATTGGCTTTGCCGTTGGAAATGCAAAAATGATTGAAGCGATTAACATCATTCAAGATCATTTATTTTGTAGTCAATTCCCTGCTATTCAACACGCTGCCGCAACGGCATTAAATGATGAGCAGGCATGCGTTGAACAGTTGCGTTCTATGTATGAAACACGCCGAAATGTTCTTGTTGAAGAAGCGCATAAAATCGGTTGGAAAATAACCGCGCCAAAAGGTTCATTCTTTGCATGGCTCCCTGTACCATCCGGCTATACGAGCGAATCATTTGCCAATTTATTGCTGGATAAAGCAGATATTGCGGTCGCTGCAGGCAATGGATTTGGTCAATACGGAGAAGGTTACATCCGCGTTGGGTTATTAGTAGATGAAGAACGCTTACGTGAAGCAATACGACGTGTTGAGAAATTGGGGATTTTCGCCAATCGCAACTCGGTAATGCCCTATATTAAAGAAAAAAGCTAG
- the trpC gene encoding indole-3-glycerol phosphate synthase TrpC, giving the protein MTILTKIINQKKMELPALLAKEPSFQTVQKQRPSLYETLQYTKTVQIIAEMKRASPSKGDIATHIDPVTQALQYEEAGAACISVLTEQAFFKGSFEDLNAVANAVNVPVLCKDFMIDTVQIDYAKAAGASVILLIVAALTDDQLHSLHAYATAQNLEVLVEVHNVEELQRALKIGAKIVGVNNRNLNTFEVNLLHTKEIAEQLPHSDIAFISESGIWDVEDAQFVAKAGARGVLVGESLMRSGDVKKSLQSLQIDIMTKDGENR; this is encoded by the coding sequence ATGACAATTTTAACGAAAATTATTAACCAAAAAAAAATGGAATTACCTGCTTTACTTGCAAAAGAGCCCAGCTTCCAAACAGTTCAAAAACAGCGCCCCTCTTTATACGAAACATTGCAGTACACAAAAACAGTACAAATTATCGCTGAAATGAAGCGCGCCTCCCCTTCTAAAGGGGATATCGCGACACATATTGATCCTGTTACACAGGCACTGCAGTATGAAGAAGCTGGCGCGGCATGTATTTCCGTTTTAACAGAGCAAGCATTTTTTAAAGGTTCATTCGAGGATTTAAACGCGGTTGCGAACGCCGTTAATGTTCCGGTATTATGCAAGGATTTTATGATTGATACGGTCCAAATTGATTACGCAAAAGCTGCGGGGGCATCCGTTATTTTACTAATTGTGGCTGCGCTAACTGATGACCAATTACACTCGTTACATGCTTATGCCACTGCCCAAAATTTAGAGGTGCTTGTAGAGGTACATAATGTGGAAGAACTGCAGCGCGCACTTAAAATTGGGGCGAAAATTGTCGGTGTAAATAACCGCAATTTAAATACTTTTGAAGTCAATTTACTGCATACAAAGGAAATCGCCGAGCAACTCCCCCACTCCGATATTGCCTTCATAAGTGAAAGCGGCATTTGGGATGTGGAAGATGCACAATTCGTGGCGAAAGCTGGTGCAAGAGGTGTTTTAGTTGGGGAATCATTAATGCGCAGCGGTGACGTCAAAAAATCACTTCAATCGCTACAAATCGACATAATGACAAAGGATGGCGAAAATCGATGA
- a CDS encoding sulfate permease, with protein sequence MKKKDFFAGLFFLFIAGYFTYELVQDMPQLFIESTTMWQYFIAFFRVALIIFVFNLGLTLIKRFFVSRKAA encoded by the coding sequence ATGAAAAAGAAGGATTTTTTTGCTGGACTCTTTTTTCTTTTTATCGCGGGATATTTTACGTATGAACTTGTACAAGACATGCCACAGCTTTTCATTGAAAGTACGACAATGTGGCAATACTTTATCGCTTTTTTCCGTGTAGCGTTAATTATTTTCGTTTTCAACTTAGGGCTGACGCTTATTAAACGATTTTTTGTGAGTCGAAAAGCAGCTTAA
- the trpB gene encoding tryptophan synthase subunit beta: MTTTKGRFGQFGGQFVPETLMTPLQELEDAYEEAKQDPDFQKELAYYLKQYVGRETPLYFAERLTKKMGGAKIYLKREDLNHTGAHKINNAIGQALLAKRMGKKKIVAETGAGQHGVATATACSLLDMECIVYMGAEDVRRQQLNVFRMELLGTKVVAVEKGSATLKDAVNEALRHWVTHIEDTHYILGSALGPHPFPTIVRDFQRIIGDETRVQIIEQENRLPDAVFACIGGGSNAIGMFYPFIEDTDVALYGIEAAGEGVDTNQHAAAIHVGKTGVLHGAFMYLLQDENGFIQEAHSISAGLDYPGVGPEHCYLHEIDRAKYPSVTDEQALRGVRLLCETEGILPAIESAHAIYYAAEFAKVRPVDEIIVVCLSGRGDKDVHTLMEKLGDVEQ; the protein is encoded by the coding sequence ATGACAACAACAAAAGGACGTTTCGGACAATTTGGGGGGCAATTCGTTCCTGAAACATTGATGACACCATTACAGGAATTAGAGGACGCATATGAGGAAGCAAAACAAGATCCTGATTTTCAGAAGGAGCTTGCTTATTATTTAAAGCAATATGTCGGACGCGAAACACCACTTTATTTTGCTGAACGCTTAACAAAAAAAATGGGTGGTGCGAAAATTTATTTAAAGCGTGAAGATTTAAATCATACGGGCGCCCATAAAATTAATAACGCCATTGGGCAAGCACTTCTCGCTAAACGTATGGGAAAAAAGAAAATTGTTGCAGAAACTGGCGCTGGTCAGCATGGAGTTGCAACGGCTACTGCGTGTTCCCTGCTCGATATGGAATGCATCGTCTATATGGGCGCTGAAGATGTTCGTCGCCAGCAGCTCAATGTTTTCCGTATGGAGTTGCTCGGCACAAAAGTAGTTGCTGTGGAAAAAGGTTCTGCTACATTAAAAGATGCGGTGAATGAAGCATTGCGTCACTGGGTTACACATATCGAGGATACACATTATATTTTAGGCTCTGCACTCGGCCCGCATCCCTTCCCTACAATCGTTCGAGATTTCCAACGTATTATTGGAGATGAAACGCGCGTGCAAATAATTGAGCAGGAAAACCGTTTACCAGATGCAGTATTTGCATGTATTGGTGGAGGAAGTAACGCAATCGGCATGTTTTATCCATTTATTGAAGATACGGATGTTGCCCTTTATGGCATTGAGGCAGCTGGCGAGGGCGTTGACACGAATCAGCATGCGGCAGCCATTCATGTTGGCAAAACCGGCGTACTACACGGGGCATTTATGTATTTATTACAGGATGAAAATGGCTTCATTCAAGAGGCGCATTCCATTTCTGCTGGGCTCGATTATCCAGGTGTTGGACCAGAGCATTGCTATTTACATGAAATCGATCGTGCTAAGTATCCTTCTGTCACAGATGAACAGGCATTACGAGGTGTAAGGCTCCTTTGTGAAACGGAAGGAATTTTACCCGCGATTGAAAGTGCCCATGCCATTTATTATGCGGCTGAATTTGCGAAAGTACGACCAGTAGACGAAATTATTGTCGTTTGCTTATCAGGTCGAGGGGATAAAGATGTGCACACATTAATGGAAAAGTTAGGAGACGTTGAGCAATGA
- a CDS encoding carbon-nitrogen family hydrolase, with product MKIGCIQLNVGFGKVDENYERAEKLIREAVVGGAEIVVLPEMWNTGYALEKLEELADVNGERTKVFLSALAKELTVHIVGGSVAVKHNDKFYNTMYTYNRDGKLVGEYSKVHLFRLMDEHLYLESGDTMNRFALGEIEAGGVICYDIRFPEWLRAHALNGAKVLFIPAQWPTPRIDHWKTLLQARAIENQCFVVAVNRIARKVENFNGQSMIIGPWGEVLWTGAEDEELAIIEVDFSLVDEVRGRIPVYEDRRPSLYEAVVK from the coding sequence ATGAAAATCGGGTGTATTCAATTGAATGTTGGGTTTGGTAAAGTTGATGAAAATTACGAACGTGCGGAAAAGTTAATTCGTGAAGCGGTAGTAGGTGGCGCAGAAATCGTAGTCCTTCCAGAAATGTGGAACACGGGCTATGCGTTAGAAAAGCTTGAGGAATTAGCAGATGTAAATGGTGAACGTACGAAAGTATTTTTAAGCGCATTAGCAAAAGAGTTGACGGTACATATTGTAGGTGGCTCAGTTGCCGTAAAGCATAATGATAAGTTTTATAATACGATGTACACATACAATCGTGATGGTAAATTAGTTGGTGAATATAGCAAAGTGCATTTATTCCGCTTAATGGACGAGCATTTGTATTTAGAGTCTGGCGATACGATGAATCGTTTTGCACTAGGGGAAATTGAAGCAGGTGGCGTTATTTGCTATGATATTCGTTTTCCTGAATGGCTAAGAGCACATGCATTAAATGGAGCAAAGGTGTTGTTTATTCCTGCGCAATGGCCAACACCGCGCATTGATCACTGGAAAACATTATTACAGGCGCGCGCCATTGAAAATCAATGCTTTGTTGTAGCGGTCAACCGCATTGCACGCAAAGTGGAAAATTTCAACGGCCAATCGATGATTATCGGTCCATGGGGTGAAGTGTTATGGACAGGTGCAGAGGATGAGGAATTAGCGATTATTGAAGTTGATTTTTCATTAGTGGATGAAGTGCGAGGGCGCATCCCGGTGTACGAAGATCGTCGCCCAAGTTTATATGAGGCTGTTGTTAAATAA
- the trpA gene encoding tryptophan synthase subunit alpha, translated as MILQQTIEQILARGDKAFIPYIMAGDGGLETLKPTILKLQQLGVSAIEIGIPFTDPVADGPTIEKAGERALAHGVTLRNVLAELSRFADDISVPLVAMTYLNPILAYGIEAFARDAYAAGIRGLIVPDMPLEESALLHPALKTHGIALVQLVSLTSPLERVKKLAAASEGFIYAVTVNGTTGIRAEFAENLQAHFKVLKQHSAVPILAGFGISTPEHVKNFSAIADGVIVGSQIVAALEQQDWTTIESLVHASKKVTVL; from the coding sequence ATGATTTTACAGCAAACAATTGAGCAAATACTTGCACGCGGAGATAAGGCATTCATTCCATATATAATGGCTGGTGATGGTGGACTTGAAACGTTAAAGCCAACGATTTTAAAATTGCAGCAGCTTGGCGTTTCCGCGATTGAAATTGGCATTCCTTTTACCGATCCTGTTGCAGACGGACCAACGATTGAAAAAGCTGGAGAACGCGCCCTTGCTCACGGGGTAACGTTACGCAATGTACTAGCGGAACTTTCTCGCTTTGCAGATGACATTTCGGTGCCACTCGTTGCGATGACGTACTTAAATCCAATATTAGCTTATGGCATTGAAGCTTTTGCACGCGATGCTTATGCTGCTGGAATTCGCGGTTTGATTGTTCCTGATATGCCCTTAGAGGAAAGTGCACTCCTACATCCAGCATTAAAAACGCATGGCATCGCATTAGTACAACTTGTTTCATTAACGAGCCCTCTTGAGCGTGTAAAAAAATTAGCAGCGGCGAGTGAAGGCTTTATTTATGCGGTTACAGTAAACGGAACAACAGGGATTCGAGCGGAGTTTGCAGAAAATTTACAAGCTCATTTTAAAGTATTGAAGCAACATAGTGCGGTTCCTATATTGGCCGGGTTTGGCATTTCTACTCCAGAACATGTCAAAAATTTTAGTGCTATTGCAGATGGGGTCATTGTTGGCAGTCAAATTGTCGCCGCTTTGGAGCAGCAGGATTGGACGACGATTGAATCCCTTGTTCATGCGTCAAAAAAAGTAACCGTTCTTTAA
- a CDS encoding chorismate-binding protein, whose protein sequence is MTLKQKFRTSMKKVNGDLLTPISIFLRLQGKRKFLLESSTKNEGNGRYSFIGVDPRKTYSGNDTHLQDFSHLTNKHYHYEGELISLLKQVMPRVTSQTEYPLTGGGIGYIHALPATLQSTVPTLQFHVYDTLIIFDHLTDEIAVFHTNIEAEQVEPNIDQLIDELFTDSTLGDTYYTLHSLQQESQKLATAQFSGDVFALYRNLRVQEAAAYMYYIEFDECTVIGTSPKSFLQIRDGVLSTTNEEANLDTLCQTNSIKKQNALQTGLLSPAFHAIDAVKQLIPQDGLIGYIGFNGQVDFTTPVKTLTIIDDKAYIQTTNDASDLTFHALMKG, encoded by the coding sequence ATGACATTAAAGCAAAAATTTCGTACATCTATGAAAAAGGTGAATGGCGATTTATTAACCCCTATTTCTATTTTTTTGCGACTACAAGGAAAGCGGAAATTTTTACTTGAGAGTTCCACAAAAAATGAAGGCAATGGGCGCTATTCCTTTATTGGCGTCGATCCTCGTAAAACCTATAGCGGAAATGATACACATTTACAGGATTTCTCGCATTTAACCAATAAACACTATCACTATGAAGGTGAACTCATTTCGTTATTGAAACAAGTGATGCCACGTGTTACAAGCCAAACGGAATATCCATTAACGGGCGGTGGCATTGGTTATATTCATGCCCTTCCTGCAACATTACAGTCAACAGTGCCGACGCTCCAGTTTCATGTGTATGACACGCTCATTATTTTTGACCATTTGACTGATGAAATTGCTGTTTTCCATACAAATATTGAAGCCGAACAAGTGGAACCAAATATTGATCAACTAATCGATGAACTGTTCACCGACTCCACTTTAGGTGACACGTATTATACACTTCATTCATTACAGCAAGAATCCCAGAAACTAGCAACCGCACAATTTTCTGGTGATGTGTTTGCCTTATACCGAAATTTACGTGTACAGGAGGCGGCCGCTTATATGTATTACATCGAATTTGATGAATGCACGGTCATTGGGACTTCTCCAAAAAGCTTTTTACAAATTCGAGATGGCGTGCTTTCTACGACGAATGAAGAGGCAAATCTCGACACATTATGTCAAACCAATTCCATAAAGAAACAAAACGCATTGCAGACGGGGTTACTCTCCCCCGCTTTTCACGCCATTGATGCTGTCAAGCAGCTGATTCCACAAGATGGGCTAATTGGTTATATCGGATTTAATGGTCAGGTCGATTTTACAACACCTGTAAAAACTTTGACGATTATTGACGACAAAGCGTATATCCAAACGACAAATGATGCGTCTGACCTTACGTTTCACGCACTTATGAAAGGATGA
- a CDS encoding ABC transporter substrate-binding protein, with protein sequence MTKKLMRLSFLVFGLLLLLAACGGEEQDSTSKNADNIGSANAAKTEDGKTFKIGTTQIVEHPSLDAAKAGFKKAIEDAGIKAEYIDKSASNDNTANLTIAQQLVSENVDLIFANSTPSAQAVKSVTTEIPILFTSVTDAVGAELIDSMEAPGGNVTGTIDLHPETMPKTIAFLKELGVKNIGMVYNAGEQNSVAQITTVKELAAKEGLTIVEAPASTPAEVQQAAESLLGKVEAFYIITDNTVVSALESVIGVANANKLPLIVGELDSVARGGLAAYGFEYFDIGYEAGQMAAQILLEGKTPAEIPAAYPANLKLLINEKTAETIGLEIKPEWEAEAQ encoded by the coding sequence ATGACTAAAAAGTTAATGAGGCTTTCGTTTTTAGTATTTGGGCTTCTTTTATTATTGGCAGCATGTGGAGGGGAAGAACAAGATTCAACATCTAAAAATGCGGATAATATTGGATCAGCCAATGCAGCCAAAACAGAGGACGGGAAAACATTTAAAATTGGGACAACTCAAATTGTTGAACATCCATCATTAGATGCAGCAAAAGCAGGATTCAAAAAAGCAATTGAAGATGCTGGTATTAAAGCAGAGTATATCGATAAATCTGCAAGCAACGATAACACGGCCAATTTAACGATTGCGCAACAGCTAGTAAGTGAAAATGTAGATTTAATTTTTGCCAACTCAACACCATCAGCCCAAGCCGTAAAAAGTGTAACGACTGAAATTCCAATTCTGTTCACATCTGTAACAGACGCGGTTGGCGCAGAATTAATTGATTCAATGGAAGCACCAGGTGGCAACGTGACAGGTACAATTGATTTACATCCAGAAACTATGCCAAAAACAATTGCATTCTTAAAAGAATTAGGTGTAAAAAATATCGGTATGGTTTACAACGCAGGGGAGCAAAACTCAGTAGCGCAAATTACGACAGTAAAAGAATTAGCAGCGAAAGAGGGCTTAACAATTGTTGAAGCGCCTGCATCTACTCCGGCAGAAGTGCAACAAGCTGCGGAATCTTTACTTGGTAAAGTAGAGGCGTTTTATATTATTACAGATAACACGGTAGTATCGGCTTTAGAATCAGTAATCGGTGTTGCAAACGCAAACAAATTGCCATTAATCGTAGGCGAGCTTGATTCAGTAGCGCGTGGCGGTTTAGCAGCGTACGGATTTGAATACTTTGATATTGGTTATGAAGCAGGTCAAATGGCGGCACAAATCTTATTAGAAGGTAAAACACCAGCTGAAATTCCAGCGGCATACCCAGCTAATTTAAAACTATTAATTAACGAAAAGACTGCGGAAACAATCGGTTTAGAAATTAAGCCTGAGTGGGAAGCAGAAGCACAGTAA
- a CDS encoding phosphoribosylanthranilate isomerase encodes MTKVKICGLKKTKHVDAAIQAGADFIGFMFAPSKRRISVEETINLAAMIPEEVKKVGVFVNEAPEIIARIARNVGLDYIQYHGDETPEMIAAIGLPSIKAFSIRSKEDVVQAAKYDVDFYLFDAPSTDYRGGSGHSFDWTLLDDVKIPLEKVILAGGLNAENVALAITLVEPFAVDVSSGVEVDGQKNIDAIKTFIEKAKGELIL; translated from the coding sequence ATGACAAAAGTAAAAATTTGCGGATTAAAAAAGACCAAACATGTAGATGCGGCAATACAGGCAGGCGCTGATTTTATCGGATTCATGTTTGCGCCTAGTAAAAGACGTATATCGGTAGAGGAAACAATCAATTTAGCCGCAATGATCCCGGAAGAGGTAAAAAAAGTGGGAGTGTTTGTTAATGAAGCGCCTGAAATAATTGCACGAATCGCTCGAAATGTGGGCCTTGATTATATTCAATATCACGGAGATGAAACGCCTGAAATGATAGCAGCAATCGGACTGCCATCCATAAAGGCATTTTCCATTCGTTCAAAAGAGGATGTAGTACAAGCGGCAAAATATGATGTGGATTTCTATCTATTTGATGCACCTAGTACGGATTACCGAGGAGGAAGCGGTCATTCATTTGACTGGACGTTATTGGATGATGTAAAAATCCCGCTGGAAAAAGTGATTTTAGCTGGTGGTTTAAATGCAGAAAATGTTGCGCTTGCGATTACACTTGTCGAGCCCTTTGCAGTGGATGTTTCAAGTGGAGTTGAAGTGGATGGACAAAAAAATATCGACGCCATTAAGACATTTATTGAAAAAGCGAAAGGAGAATTAATTTTATGA
- a CDS encoding QueT transporter family protein, with protein sequence MKVKFLAMSAIIAALYIAVTMLVAPISFGQVQFRIAEMFNHLIAFNPRYMVGVVLGVFISNFLMSSVGPMDLIFGVGHTIITLGIFIVICKFVKNIWARLIINTLLFTFTMFIIAAQLNLVLDLPFWETWAFVAFGEFVVLAVGAPIMYALNKRLNFKKLI encoded by the coding sequence ATGAAAGTAAAATTTTTAGCTATGAGTGCCATTATTGCTGCTCTTTACATTGCAGTAACGATGCTTGTTGCTCCAATTAGTTTCGGTCAAGTACAGTTTCGTATCGCCGAAATGTTTAACCATTTAATCGCTTTTAACCCACGCTATATGGTTGGTGTGGTATTGGGCGTATTTATTTCTAACTTCTTGATGTCCTCAGTTGGACCAATGGATTTAATTTTTGGTGTTGGCCACACGATTATTACATTAGGTATTTTCATTGTCATTTGTAAGTTCGTGAAAAATATTTGGGCACGCCTAATTATTAATACATTGTTATTTACATTTACAATGTTTATTATCGCGGCGCAATTAAATCTTGTGTTGGACTTACCATTCTGGGAAACATGGGCTTTTGTCGCATTCGGTGAGTTCGTTGTCCTTGCTGTAGGTGCACCGATTATGTACGCACTGAATAAACGATTAAACTTCAAAAAATTAATCTAA
- the trpD gene encoding anthranilate phosphoribosyltransferase, whose amino-acid sequence MSLQPFINQLKRSEHLVFEEMVQAAHYIFNEQTAKQEIADFLIAMSNKGETVHEVAGLASVMQSHAVKMNAPEGIYMDNCGTGGDGLHSFNISTTAAFVLAGGGILVAKHGNRKVSSSSGSSDVLEALGIKLIPDTAQTTDLLKEYGIAFLHAPNMHPKLKRIGEIRQAIGKPTIFNLVGPLTNPVPLKTQFVGINRPNFTTDYAEVLHMLGRERAVVVSGAQGMDEASLDGENTFVLLDYGDVIPFKLRAEDVELTAQPLSAIRGGSPQENAHIMRELLAGKQSVYFDTVILNAGIGFFAYGLAETMKEGIEMAKDSIFSGRALQKLHNVIAYSEQVEKEGASK is encoded by the coding sequence ATGTCATTACAGCCGTTTATTAACCAACTTAAACGATCTGAACATCTCGTTTTTGAAGAAATGGTGCAGGCCGCACACTATATTTTTAATGAGCAAACTGCGAAACAAGAAATCGCCGACTTTCTTATTGCAATGAGTAACAAAGGAGAAACGGTCCATGAAGTGGCGGGGTTGGCATCAGTTATGCAATCCCATGCAGTCAAAATGAATGCGCCTGAAGGAATTTATATGGATAACTGCGGGACGGGTGGCGACGGCTTGCATAGCTTCAATATTAGTACAACAGCAGCTTTTGTACTCGCGGGCGGTGGCATTTTAGTCGCGAAGCATGGCAACCGGAAAGTATCTAGTTCATCAGGTAGCTCGGATGTTCTAGAGGCACTTGGAATTAAACTCATTCCCGATACAGCGCAAACAACCGATTTACTGAAGGAATACGGCATTGCCTTTTTACATGCACCGAATATGCACCCTAAGCTGAAACGAATCGGGGAAATTCGACAGGCAATCGGCAAGCCAACCATTTTTAACTTAGTAGGACCACTAACGAATCCAGTACCATTAAAAACTCAATTTGTTGGCATTAATCGCCCTAATTTCACAACTGATTATGCAGAAGTTCTTCATATGCTTGGACGCGAACGGGCTGTTGTTGTTTCGGGTGCGCAAGGGATGGATGAGGCCTCATTGGACGGTGAAAATACATTTGTTTTACTCGATTATGGAGATGTTATTCCATTCAAATTGCGAGCTGAGGATGTCGAATTAACCGCGCAACCATTATCGGCCATTCGCGGAGGCAGTCCACAGGAAAATGCGCACATTATGCGCGAGCTATTAGCGGGCAAGCAAAGTGTATATTTCGACACGGTTATTTTAAATGCGGGCATCGGATTTTTTGCTTACGGATTAGCTGAAACGATGAAAGAAGGGATTGAAATGGCGAAGGATAGCATTTTTTCAGGACGCGCACTGCAAAAGCTGCACAATGTCATTGCTTATAGTGAGCAGGTCGAAAAGGAGGGAGCATCAAAATGA
- a CDS encoding L-threonine 3-dehydrogenase, producing MKKIIVTGALGQIGSELVEKLRNTYGVDNIMATDIRKIESDQGPFEVLDVTDGKRMHELAHDFGADTMIHMAALLSATAEKNPVFAWNLNMGGLMNALEVARELNMQFFTPSSIGAFGPSTPKDNTPQDTLQRPTTMYGVNKVAGELLCDYYYTRFGLDTRGVRFPGLISYATPPGGGTTDYAVDIYYKAILEGRYTSYIAEGTYMDMMYMPDALQAIVDLMEADPTKLIHRNAFNISAMSFEPSQIAAEIKKHIPTFDMSYEVDPVRQAIADSWPNAIDSTAAINEWGFKAQYNLEKMTIDMLEKLHLRLEKKIIL from the coding sequence GTGAAGAAGATTATTGTGACCGGTGCTTTAGGTCAAATTGGTTCTGAATTAGTAGAGAAATTACGTAATACGTACGGTGTTGATAATATTATGGCAACAGACATTCGTAAAATAGAAAGCGATCAAGGTCCATTTGAAGTGTTAGACGTAACGGATGGCAAGCGTATGCACGAGTTAGCTCATGATTTTGGTGCGGACACTATGATTCACATGGCCGCTCTGTTATCTGCGACTGCCGAAAAAAATCCAGTATTCGCGTGGAATTTAAATATGGGTGGCTTAATGAATGCGTTGGAAGTAGCTCGTGAATTAAATATGCAATTTTTTACACCAAGCTCAATCGGTGCATTTGGTCCATCGACACCAAAGGACAATACACCTCAAGATACATTACAGCGCCCAACAACAATGTATGGGGTAAACAAGGTGGCAGGAGAATTACTTTGCGATTATTACTACACACGCTTTGGTTTAGATACGCGCGGTGTACGATTCCCTGGTTTAATTTCATATGCAACGCCTCCAGGAGGGGGAACGACAGATTACGCGGTCGACATTTATTATAAAGCGATTTTAGAAGGTCGTTACACATCATATATTGCGGAAGGTACTTACATGGATATGATGTATATGCCTGATGCTCTACAAGCAATTGTTGATTTAATGGAAGCAGATCCAACAAAGCTTATCCACCGCAACGCCTTTAATATTTCGGCAATGAGCTTTGAGCCGTCACAAATTGCCGCGGAAATTAAAAAGCATATACCAACGTTTGACATGAGCTATGAAGTCGACCCAGTTCGCCAAGCTATTGCAGACAGCTGGCCAAATGCTATCGACTCAACTGCAGCAATTAATGAGTGGGGCTTTAAAGCGCAGTATAATTTAGAAAAAATGACGATCGATATGCTTGAAAAATTACATTTGCGTTTAGAAAAGAAAATCATTTTATAA